One genomic region from Nonomuraea helvata encodes:
- a CDS encoding helix-turn-helix domain-containing protein: MYTVGELLRQWRQRRRLSQLDLAIAADVSARHVSLVETGKSRPSADMVLRLADQLDVPLRERNRLLLAAGFAPRYAERPLDRDTLSAAWGAIERVLRAHEPFPALVIDRRWNIVMTNRALNPFLADVAPDLLKPPINMVRLGLDPRGLAPRIVNLAEVRAVLRARITRQLATAPDPALAALYEELLAPYSEDASHPIESEVVIPMIFCFGGREVRLFSTTTTFGTPMDITLDEVAIESYYPADEESAAYFTKPDADARAG; the protein is encoded by the coding sequence ATGTACACGGTGGGGGAGCTGCTGCGGCAGTGGCGGCAGCGCCGGCGGCTCAGCCAGCTCGATCTCGCGATCGCCGCCGACGTCTCGGCCCGTCACGTCAGCCTGGTCGAGACCGGCAAGTCCAGACCGAGCGCCGACATGGTCCTCCGGCTCGCGGATCAGCTCGATGTGCCGCTGCGTGAGCGCAACCGGCTGCTGCTCGCCGCCGGCTTCGCCCCCCGCTACGCCGAGCGGCCGCTCGACCGTGACACCCTGTCGGCGGCGTGGGGCGCGATCGAAAGGGTGCTCCGGGCGCACGAGCCGTTCCCGGCGCTGGTCATCGATCGCCGATGGAACATCGTGATGACCAATCGCGCTCTGAACCCGTTCCTCGCGGACGTCGCCCCCGACCTGCTGAAGCCGCCGATCAACATGGTGCGGCTGGGACTGGACCCGCGCGGGCTCGCTCCACGGATCGTCAATCTCGCCGAGGTGCGGGCGGTGCTCCGTGCCCGGATCACGCGTCAGCTCGCCACTGCTCCCGACCCAGCGCTCGCTGCGCTCTACGAGGAGTTGCTGGCTCCCTACTCCGAGGACGCGAGCCACCCGATCGAGTCCGAGGTCGTGATCCCGATGATCTTCTGCTTCGGCGGGCGAGAAGTGCGGCTGTTCTCGACCACCACCACGTTCGGGACCCCGATGGACATCACGCTGGACGAGGTCGCGATCGAGTCGTACTACCCGGCGGACGAGGAGAGCGCCGCCTACTTCACGAAGCCCGACGCCGACGCCCGAGCCGGCTGA
- a CDS encoding helix-turn-helix transcriptional regulator, with product MGRTPPHPEVSQFDLQQVLEALVDPVRRSIVTQLDAAGEDIKCGDFDIPVSKSTATHHFNVLREAGLIRQYYVGTSRMNTLRRADMEEAFPGLLDALTRAR from the coding sequence ATGGGACGCACGCCGCCACACCCCGAGGTGTCACAGTTCGACCTCCAGCAGGTGCTGGAGGCCCTCGTCGATCCGGTACGCCGGAGCATCGTCACGCAGCTCGACGCCGCCGGCGAGGACATCAAGTGCGGCGATTTCGACATACCGGTCAGCAAGTCCACCGCCACCCACCACTTCAACGTGCTGCGCGAGGCAGGCCTGATCCGGCAGTACTACGTCGGGACCTCGCGGATGAACACTCTGCGCCGCGCCGACATGGAGGAGGCGTTCCCAGGGCTGCTCGACGCCCTCACCAGAGCGCGCTGA
- a CDS encoding MarR family transcriptional regulator, with translation MDDLPDDDDLDVDAFATAIESFNRFYIRLPTLEKLSFTTLSVLDTLAFGGGPMRLTDLTRTEQVSQPAITQLVTRLERDGLVERRPDPSDGRAVLIHITEAGRRIGRSRHDDRMRHLAPLVAQLTAEQRRAIAGALPALTRLAELGRASAKKAGS, from the coding sequence GTGGACGACCTTCCCGATGACGACGACCTGGACGTGGACGCCTTCGCCACGGCCATCGAGAGCTTCAACCGCTTCTACATCCGCCTCCCCACGCTGGAGAAGCTGTCGTTCACGACGCTGTCGGTGCTGGACACCCTCGCCTTCGGCGGCGGCCCGATGCGGCTGACCGACCTGACGAGGACCGAGCAGGTCAGTCAGCCGGCCATCACGCAGCTGGTCACCCGGCTCGAGCGCGACGGGCTGGTGGAGCGCCGTCCCGACCCGAGTGACGGGCGCGCGGTCCTCATCCACATCACCGAGGCGGGCCGCCGGATCGGGCGCTCCCGCCACGACGACCGGATGCGCCACCTGGCCCCGCTGGTCGCCCAGCTGACCGCCGAGCAGCGCCGGGCGATCGCCGGCGCGCTGCCCGCCCTGACCCGCCTCGCCGAGCTCGGGCGCGCGTCCGCCAAGAAGGCGGGCTCATAG
- a CDS encoding tautomerase family protein: MPFVRIDALRADEKRLDALGRAVHDALVDAIGIPPDDRFQVLTGHDGTHRMIRYDADYLGVHRDDDLVFVAITMRSGRTAEQKQALYRRIADLAEEYAGTEPRNVFVTISENQPIDWSFGDGVAQYAEAGL, encoded by the coding sequence ATGCCCTTTGTTCGTATCGATGCGCTCCGTGCAGACGAGAAGCGGCTGGACGCCCTGGGCCGGGCCGTACACGATGCCCTGGTCGACGCCATCGGCATCCCGCCGGACGACAGGTTCCAGGTGCTCACCGGCCACGACGGCACACACCGCATGATCCGCTACGACGCCGATTACCTCGGCGTACACCGGGACGACGACCTCGTGTTCGTCGCCATCACGATGCGCTCGGGCCGCACGGCGGAGCAGAAGCAGGCCCTCTACCGCAGGATCGCCGATCTCGCCGAGGAGTACGCGGGCACCGAGCCGCGGAACGTGTTCGTCACGATCAGCGAGAACCAGCCGATCGACTGGTCGTTCGGCGACGGCGTCGCGCAGTACGCCGAGGCCGGCCTATGA
- a CDS encoding PhzF family phenazine biosynthesis protein, whose product MIAWFLVDAFAERPFTGNPAAVVRLGAAADEGWMRRVAAELQQPTTVFVWADADRWRIRWFTPTHELPLCGHATLAATHVLDQDHIVFHHGGGALSVRRHHGRIWLEFGGVAVTEGPIPQDVLDALGLAEAAGFASNDAEYVVTLDTAAQVAQIRPDIQRILRLPVGRVIVTAPGGEDADFTSRVFVPAHGLDEDQVTGSAHAVLGPLWAARLGRTRLEAVQASARRGRLALRIEDGHVHVGGHAVTVSRGELMDATVAGPG is encoded by the coding sequence GTGATCGCCTGGTTCCTTGTTGACGCGTTCGCCGAGCGTCCCTTCACCGGCAACCCCGCGGCAGTCGTCCGGCTCGGCGCTGCCGCGGATGAGGGGTGGATGCGGCGGGTCGCGGCCGAGCTGCAGCAGCCCACCACCGTGTTCGTCTGGGCGGATGCGGACCGGTGGCGGATCCGCTGGTTCACCCCGACGCACGAGCTGCCGCTGTGCGGACACGCCACATTGGCCGCCACCCATGTGCTGGATCAAGACCACATCGTCTTTCACCACGGCGGCGGCGCACTGAGCGTGCGCCGCCATCACGGGCGTATCTGGCTGGAGTTCGGCGGCGTCGCGGTCACCGAAGGCCCGATCCCCCAGGACGTGCTGGATGCGCTCGGGCTCGCGGAGGCTGCGGGATTCGCGAGCAACGACGCCGAGTACGTCGTCACGCTCGACACGGCCGCGCAGGTGGCGCAGATACGGCCGGACATTCAGCGCATTCTGCGCCTGCCCGTCGGCCGGGTGATCGTGACGGCGCCCGGCGGCGAGGACGCCGACTTCACCTCGCGCGTCTTCGTGCCCGCCCACGGGCTGGATGAGGATCAGGTGACCGGTTCGGCACATGCCGTGCTGGGACCGCTGTGGGCGGCCCGTCTCGGCCGTACCCGGCTGGAAGCGGTCCAGGCTTCGGCACGGCGGGGGCGTCTGGCGCTGCGGATCGAGGACGGCCACGTCCATGTCGGCGGCCATGCCGTGACCGTCAGCCGTGGCGAACTGATGGACGCGACTGTCGCCGGACCGGGCTGA
- a CDS encoding ABC transporter permease, producing MTLLGDTAVIFGRYLRATLRSKTNLFFGMLQPLLFLALFGPLLTRFDLGIGGSSWQALVPGVLVQLALLGGSFVGLGLLMDRNLGVIDRMRVTPVRPLALLLGRVLRDVVQLLTQSVLLVLLGLAFGLRAPLAGIVIGLLFVGVLAAALSALSYGLAMNVATPPEFAAIANTAGMPLMLLSGLLLPMSLAPGWLDGLSRVVPFRYTVDAVREAFLGHYTGATILVGAAVTLVLTALCLLAGARLFRRSGA from the coding sequence ATGACTCTCCTCGGCGACACCGCCGTCATCTTCGGCCGCTACCTGCGCGCCACGCTCCGCTCCAAGACCAACCTGTTCTTCGGCATGCTGCAGCCGCTGCTGTTCCTGGCGCTGTTCGGGCCCTTGCTGACCCGGTTCGACCTGGGGATCGGCGGCTCGTCCTGGCAGGCGCTGGTGCCCGGCGTGCTGGTCCAGCTCGCCCTGCTCGGCGGCTCCTTCGTCGGCCTCGGCCTGCTGATGGACCGCAACCTCGGCGTGATCGACCGCATGCGGGTCACGCCTGTGCGCCCGCTTGCCCTGCTGCTGGGCCGCGTGCTGCGGGACGTCGTCCAACTGCTGACCCAGTCCGTCCTGCTCGTGCTCCTCGGCCTGGCCTTCGGGCTGCGTGCGCCGCTGGCCGGAATCGTGATCGGGCTGCTGTTCGTCGGCGTGCTCGCGGCCGCTCTGTCGGCGCTGTCGTACGGGCTGGCCATGAACGTCGCCACGCCGCCGGAGTTCGCCGCCATCGCGAACACGGCCGGCATGCCGCTCATGCTGCTGTCCGGCCTGCTGCTCCCGATGAGCCTCGCCCCCGGCTGGCTGGACGGCCTGTCGCGCGTGGTGCCCTTCCGCTACACCGTCGATGCGGTACGCGAGGCTTTCCTCGGCCACTACACCGGCGCCACCATCCTGGTCGGCGCCGCCGTGACGCTCGTCCTGACCGCGCTCTGCCTGCTCGCGGGCGCCCGCCTGTTCCGGCGCTCAGGCGCCTGA
- a CDS encoding GNAT family N-acetyltransferase, whose product MTELIAPTGRLHSSWLAARDEWPPGAHQDGAGLRLVDDDDLDSPEVFASWVERLHQQSDPSLPVGEERVHATHWWIVDGETYLGAIDLRHYLNDFLLEVGGHIGYSIRPSARRQGVATWALGAVLRKAQGLGLDRVLLTCDDDNVGSARTIERNGGVLEDVRSTEIGVKRRYWIALDDAGHTHSARTATS is encoded by the coding sequence ATGACCGAACTGATCGCTCCCACGGGACGGCTGCATTCCTCGTGGCTCGCAGCGCGCGACGAGTGGCCGCCTGGTGCGCACCAGGACGGGGCCGGTTTGCGGCTGGTTGATGACGATGACCTCGACAGTCCGGAAGTGTTCGCCTCATGGGTCGAGCGGCTGCACCAGCAGTCAGACCCGTCGCTGCCTGTCGGCGAAGAACGCGTTCACGCCACCCACTGGTGGATCGTCGACGGCGAGACCTACCTCGGAGCCATCGACCTTCGGCACTATCTGAACGACTTTCTGCTGGAAGTCGGCGGACACATCGGCTACAGCATCCGGCCTTCTGCCAGAAGACAAGGAGTGGCCACGTGGGCGCTGGGAGCAGTTCTGCGCAAGGCGCAGGGGCTCGGTCTGGACCGAGTCCTTCTCACTTGTGACGACGACAACGTCGGTTCGGCACGCACCATCGAGAGAAACGGCGGCGTCCTGGAGGATGTGCGCAGCACCGAAATCGGGGTGAAGCGCCGCTACTGGATCGCTCTCGATGACGCCGGTCACACCCATTCGGCGAGAACGGCCACCTCGTAG
- a CDS encoding class I SAM-dependent methyltransferase, translating to MSSGGLFAGTGVFYARFRPGYPKVFFDDLVRRFGLDGSGRLLDLGCGTGQLAIPLAGHVAEAVGVDPEPDMLAEAARQALAGEVGNVTWVRASSADLPDTLGRFRLVTMGRSFHWMDREQVLGALAGMVEDGGGVVIANDGCLARAVVPWQHAIEEVQHRFIGPQVSAGGTPARPHGAVLADSAFRDVTRVVHEFERSWTTDRIIGYLYSTSLPLRRLLGDRRPAFEQELADALLAADPSGRFVEPVTLEVLIAR from the coding sequence GTGTCGAGTGGCGGGCTCTTTGCCGGGACAGGGGTGTTCTACGCGCGGTTCCGTCCGGGCTATCCGAAGGTTTTCTTCGACGATCTGGTCCGGCGCTTCGGGCTCGACGGCTCGGGGCGCCTGCTCGACCTGGGCTGCGGCACCGGCCAGCTGGCCATTCCGCTTGCCGGGCACGTCGCGGAGGCGGTCGGTGTCGATCCTGAGCCGGACATGCTCGCCGAGGCCGCCCGTCAGGCGCTCGCGGGCGAGGTCGGCAATGTGACGTGGGTGCGCGCCAGTTCAGCGGACCTGCCGGACACGTTGGGACGGTTCCGGCTGGTGACCATGGGGCGCTCGTTCCACTGGATGGATCGTGAGCAGGTGCTGGGAGCGCTGGCCGGCATGGTGGAGGACGGCGGCGGCGTGGTGATCGCCAATGACGGCTGCCTGGCGCGGGCGGTCGTGCCGTGGCAGCACGCCATCGAAGAGGTGCAGCACCGTTTCATAGGACCCCAGGTCAGCGCCGGCGGGACACCGGCCAGGCCGCACGGAGCGGTGCTGGCTGACTCAGCGTTCCGGGACGTCACCCGGGTGGTCCACGAGTTCGAACGGTCGTGGACCACGGACCGGATCATCGGCTACCTCTACTCGACCTCGCTCCCCCTGCGGCGGCTGCTCGGCGATCGGCGGCCCGCCTTCGAGCAAGAACTCGCCGACGCTCTGCTGGCGGCCGATCCGAGCGGGCGTTTCGTCGAACCGGTGACACTCGAAGTGCTGATTGCCAGGTAG
- a CDS encoding helix-turn-helix domain-containing protein gives MSVPYELTGRHQQKARTRGALVEAARRLLADGADPTVEDAAAAAGISRTTAYRYFPNQYALLAAVHPQIEQASLLPPDPPADPEARLDLVMTAFIQLTLDWEPQLRTSLRLSLHPDTGQPPLRGGRAIGWIEDALAPLAHTHPGLDLHRLAVTIRSATGIESLIWLTDIAGLTRRQAADTMRWSARALLTAALDEHRPGSQVSDQRTPTTPDGRPPAPPAR, from the coding sequence ATGTCAGTACCATATGAGCTGACCGGCCGGCACCAGCAGAAGGCCCGCACTCGCGGAGCCCTGGTCGAGGCCGCCCGCCGCCTGCTGGCCGACGGCGCCGACCCCACCGTAGAGGACGCCGCCGCCGCGGCCGGGATCTCCCGCACCACTGCTTACCGCTACTTCCCCAACCAGTACGCCTTGCTGGCCGCCGTCCATCCCCAGATCGAACAGGCCTCCCTGCTCCCCCCGGACCCGCCGGCCGACCCCGAGGCCCGGCTGGACCTGGTGATGACCGCCTTCATCCAGCTCACCCTCGACTGGGAACCGCAACTGCGCACCTCGCTGCGCCTGTCCCTGCACCCCGACACCGGCCAGCCGCCTCTGCGCGGCGGGCGGGCCATCGGCTGGATCGAAGACGCCCTGGCCCCGCTCGCCCACACCCACCCCGGCCTCGACCTGCACCGGCTGGCCGTGACCATACGCTCGGCCACCGGCATCGAGTCGTTGATCTGGCTCACCGACATCGCCGGACTCACCCGCCGGCAAGCGGCCGACACCATGCGCTGGTCAGCCCGCGCCCTGCTCACCGCAGCCCTCGACGAACACCGGCCTGGCAGCCAGGTCAGCGATCAGCGGACTCCCACCACACCAGATGGGCGGCCGCCTGCGCCACCGGCTCGATGA
- the gap gene encoding type I glyceraldehyde-3-phosphate dehydrogenase: MTVRVGINGFGRIGRNVFRAAAARGADLEIVAVNDLGDVATMAHLLAYDSILGRFPGEVVAEPGAIRAGDATIEVLAERDPADLPWGDLGVDVVIESTGVFTSAAKARAHVDGGAKKVIIAAPASGEDVTIVLGVNDDAYDPERHTIISNASCTTNCLGVLAKVLHDAVGIDSGMMTTVHAYTQDQNLQDAPHKDLRRARAAALNIVPTSSGAAKAIGLVLPELQGRLDAFALRVPVPTGSVTDLTVTTRRPTTVQEVKEAYAEAAAGPYKGLLTYTEAPIVSTDIVTDPASCVFDAQLTRVLGSQVKVVGWYDNEWGYSNRLIDLALLVGGTL, translated from the coding sequence ATGACTGTTCGTGTTGGTATCAATGGCTTCGGGCGGATCGGGCGCAACGTCTTCCGCGCTGCCGCCGCCCGGGGCGCCGATCTGGAGATCGTCGCGGTCAACGACCTCGGCGACGTGGCGACCATGGCCCACCTGCTGGCCTACGACTCGATCCTGGGCCGTTTCCCCGGCGAGGTCGTCGCCGAGCCGGGAGCGATCCGCGCCGGCGACGCCACGATCGAGGTGCTGGCCGAACGCGACCCCGCCGACCTGCCGTGGGGAGACCTGGGCGTGGACGTGGTGATCGAGTCCACCGGCGTCTTCACCAGCGCCGCCAAGGCCCGCGCCCACGTGGACGGCGGAGCGAAGAAGGTCATCATCGCCGCCCCCGCGAGCGGTGAGGACGTCACGATCGTGCTCGGCGTGAACGACGACGCCTACGACCCGGAGCGGCACACGATCATCTCCAACGCCTCCTGCACCACCAACTGCCTGGGAGTGCTGGCCAAGGTGCTGCACGACGCGGTCGGCATCGACTCCGGGATGATGACGACCGTGCACGCGTACACCCAGGACCAGAACCTCCAGGACGCCCCGCACAAGGACCTGCGCCGTGCCCGCGCGGCGGCGCTGAACATCGTGCCCACCTCCAGCGGCGCCGCCAAGGCCATCGGCCTGGTCCTGCCCGAGCTCCAGGGCCGGCTCGACGCCTTCGCCCTGCGGGTGCCCGTCCCGACCGGCTCGGTCACCGACCTGACCGTCACCACGCGCCGCCCGACCACCGTTCAGGAGGTCAAGGAGGCGTACGCCGAGGCCGCCGCCGGCCCGTACAAGGGCCTGCTGACCTACACCGAGGCGCCCATCGTCAGCACCGACATCGTCACCGACCCCGCCTCCTGCGTCTTCGACGCCCAGCTGACCCGGGTGCTCGGCTCGCAGGTCAAGGTCGTCGGCTGGTACGACAACGAGTGGGGCTACTCCAACCGCCTCATCGACCTCGCGCTGCTGGTCGGCGGCACGCTGTAG
- a CDS encoding zinc-dependent alcohol dehydrogenase family protein has product MARTVRFHEIGGPEVMRLEEVETGEPGPGEVRLRVDAIGINRAEALFRSGRYIEPVKHLPAGLGSEAAGVIEAVGPGVTGFEVGQAVSVVPSFSYNDYGMYAERAIAPASALLHRPDGVDAVSGASVWMPYLTAYGAMVEVGGMRAGDVAVLNAASSSVGLAAIHTADRVGATPIAVTRTRAKRQRLLEEGAAEVIVSEEEDVAERVLALTGGRGAEYVFDAVAGPGVVDLARAVAADGTLFLWGGQSGQPTPYPGFELGMPALNLRTYTVHEITRNAGRMRRAAAFVASGLRTGAFRSVVDRLFPLEEIVQAHRHMESNIQFGKIVVTVAH; this is encoded by the coding sequence ATGGCGAGGACCGTGCGGTTCCACGAGATCGGTGGGCCCGAGGTGATGCGGCTGGAGGAGGTGGAGACAGGCGAGCCGGGGCCGGGGGAGGTGCGGCTCCGGGTGGACGCGATCGGGATCAACCGGGCAGAGGCCCTGTTCCGGAGCGGCCGGTACATCGAGCCGGTCAAGCACCTGCCCGCCGGGCTCGGCTCGGAGGCCGCCGGTGTGATCGAGGCGGTCGGACCGGGGGTGACCGGTTTCGAGGTGGGGCAGGCGGTCAGCGTCGTGCCGTCCTTCTCGTACAACGACTACGGCATGTACGCCGAACGGGCGATCGCGCCGGCGTCCGCCCTCCTGCACCGCCCCGACGGGGTGGACGCCGTCTCCGGCGCCTCGGTGTGGATGCCCTACCTCACCGCGTACGGCGCGATGGTGGAGGTGGGCGGGATGCGGGCCGGCGACGTGGCGGTGCTGAACGCGGCCTCCAGCAGCGTCGGCCTGGCCGCGATCCACACGGCCGACCGCGTGGGCGCCACGCCGATCGCCGTCACGCGCACCCGCGCCAAGCGGCAGCGGCTGCTCGAGGAGGGCGCGGCCGAGGTGATCGTCTCCGAGGAGGAGGACGTGGCGGAACGGGTGCTGGCGCTGACCGGCGGCAGGGGCGCCGAGTACGTCTTCGACGCCGTCGCCGGTCCTGGCGTGGTGGACCTGGCCAGGGCCGTGGCCGCCGACGGGACGCTGTTCCTGTGGGGCGGGCAGAGCGGGCAGCCGACGCCCTATCCGGGGTTCGAGCTGGGCATGCCCGCGCTGAACCTGCGCACGTACACGGTGCACGAGATCACCAGGAACGCCGGGCGGATGCGCCGCGCCGCGGCGTTCGTCGCATCCGGCCTGCGTACCGGGGCCTTCCGTTCCGTGGTGGACCGGCTGTTCCCGCTGGAGGAGATCGTGCAGGCGCATCGGCACATGGAGTCCAACATCCAGTTCGGCAAGATCGTGGTCACCGTGGCGCACTGA
- a CDS encoding nuclear transport factor 2 family protein: MTAENKSIVQRALTELVRTGDVEALAPLLSDDFVHHRPDSTSSTKAEWLAAVRAALVPLAGMRVEIQHVLADGDHVVMHSRRRLPGEEPGIAVVDIWRLDDGLIAEGWEIIEPVAQAAAHLVWWESADR; encoded by the coding sequence ATGACTGCAGAGAACAAGAGCATCGTCCAACGCGCGCTGACGGAACTGGTCAGGACGGGTGACGTCGAAGCGCTGGCGCCGTTGCTGAGCGATGACTTCGTCCATCACCGGCCGGATTCGACCTCGTCGACCAAGGCGGAATGGCTCGCCGCCGTGCGCGCCGCGCTCGTCCCGCTCGCCGGCATGCGGGTCGAGATCCAGCACGTGCTGGCCGACGGTGATCACGTGGTGATGCACTCGCGGCGCCGGCTTCCTGGCGAGGAGCCGGGGATCGCGGTCGTCGACATCTGGCGGCTCGACGATGGGCTGATCGCCGAGGGGTGGGAGATCATCGAGCCGGTGGCGCAGGCGGCCGCCCATCTGGTGTGGTGGGAGTCCGCTGATCGCTGA
- a CDS encoding AAA family ATPase → MLFLDEPTTGLDPGSRAELWDLVRRIRAEHGTTVFLTTHYLDEADVLADRIVVVDAGEIVAEGTPADLKSRFTGNPAASLQDAFLSITGRAATSDEPIAI, encoded by the coding sequence GTGCTCTTTCTCGACGAGCCCACCACGGGGCTCGACCCGGGCAGCCGCGCGGAGCTGTGGGACCTGGTCCGGCGCATCCGCGCCGAGCACGGAACCACGGTGTTCCTGACCACCCATTACCTGGACGAAGCCGACGTGCTCGCCGACCGCATCGTGGTCGTGGACGCCGGCGAGATCGTCGCCGAAGGCACGCCCGCCGACCTCAAGAGCCGCTTCACCGGAAATCCCGCCGCGAGCCTCCAAGACGCCTTCCTTTCCATCACCGGCCGCGCTGCCACCAGCGACGAGCCCATCGCCATCTGA
- a CDS encoding TetR/AcrR family transcriptional regulator, translated as MRERLIESTRELLWERGYVGTSPKAIQQRSGAGQGSMYHHFRGKPDLALAAIARSADDMRVRAEAELSGSASPLQRITVYLRRERDALRGCPVGRLTQDPDVMADPELRRPVEETFAWLRTRLAGVLADARSQGELDASLDPAATATALVAVLQGGYVLARAAGDAEVYAQAVDGALGLLAGHAR; from the coding sequence ATGAGAGAACGGCTGATCGAGAGCACCCGAGAGCTGCTGTGGGAGCGCGGGTACGTGGGCACCTCGCCGAAGGCCATCCAGCAGCGGTCCGGGGCGGGCCAGGGCAGCATGTACCACCACTTCCGCGGCAAGCCCGACCTGGCGCTGGCCGCGATCGCCCGCAGCGCCGACGACATGCGCGTCCGCGCGGAGGCGGAGCTCTCCGGCTCCGCGAGCCCGCTCCAGCGGATCACCGTCTACCTGCGCCGGGAGCGGGACGCCCTGCGGGGCTGCCCGGTGGGCCGCCTCACCCAGGACCCGGACGTGATGGCCGATCCCGAGCTGCGCCGCCCGGTCGAGGAGACGTTCGCCTGGCTGCGCACCCGGCTCGCCGGGGTCCTCGCGGACGCGCGGTCACAGGGCGAGCTGGACGCCTCGCTCGACCCGGCGGCCACCGCCACCGCGCTCGTCGCCGTGCTGCAGGGCGGTTACGTGCTGGCCCGTGCCGCCGGCGACGCGGAGGTGTACGCGCAGGCCGTTGACGGCGCGCTCGGCCTGCTCGCCGGCCACGCCCGCTAG